CGTACGTGAAGAGCGCGGACGACGAGCTGCTGCAGGACGCGGGCGCCACCACGCCGGTGCCGCTGCCGCTGCTCCAGGACGTGGTGGACTCCGCGAAGGAGTGCCCGGGCGACTGCATCCATGTGCGCCGGGTCAAGGACAAGGTCGAGGTGTACGGCCCGGACGCCGAGTGACGCGGCGGGGCCCGGGCCTCCGGGCGGGCCCCCGCTGCCTGATCGGGTCTGATCCGGCCTGATCCGAAGGGACGGGCCCTAGACGCCGCGCGCGTCCGTCTGGTCGCCGCGGACGAAGGCGCCGCTCTGCCAGCGCCAGCTGACCTGCTCCTTCTCGTCGGGGCAGCAGCTGGGCACCTCGGGGGACGAGTAGCCGAGCAGGGTGGCGCGCACGGCCCCGTCGCGTACGGCGAGCTCGGTGACGCTCCGGTGCTGGTCCGGTGCGACGAGCGTGGCGACCACGCGCGCGGGGCTGCCGTTCTCCTTGCCGCGGGTGAGGACGTAGACGCCGCTCGGCGGGGTGCCGGAGCCGGCTTCGCAGCGCACGACCGCGATCGTCTCGGGGTTCCCGTCGCCGTCGAGGTCTCCGGTGGCGCGCTTCGCGACCGTACGGGGGCCTCCCCCGCACTCCAGGGGGTAGTCGGCTCCGGCGGCCTCGGGGGCGGGTGCCGGGCGCGGGGCGGCGGCGGGGGCGCCGGTCGCTCCGGCGGGGCCGGGCTGGAGCAGTCCGGCGAGGGCGACGACCGCGGCTGTCGCGGTGGCGGTGGCCAGCCAGTGGGCCGGCCGGGCGTCGGTGTGGGCGAGGTCCGCGAGGTCCGGGGCGGCGGAGTGCTGCACGCGAGACGTCTCCTGTGGGGTGGTGCGACGGGGTTCCCGGCATCGTGCCACACGTCACAGGGGGACGGAACAGCTGGGGTGAGGGTCGGTCGGCCGGTTTCGGGGCGGCGGACGCGAGGTCGAACATGAGGACGCCGCCGTCGAGTTCTCCCGCGTGGGCGGGGAACTCGACGGCGGCGTGGTGTGGATGTCGGAACGTCAGCCTCGCTACGGGGAGCGGGCCGCGTTTCGGGACTAGCTCTTGTTGGGGCCCTCGTAGTCCTCGCCGTAGGCGCCCTTGGCGGGGCGGCGGCGGCGCATCGGGGGCTCGACCCCGTCCGCGAGGCGACGGGCGGTGACGAGGAAGCCGGTGTGGCCGATCATGCGGTGATCGGGGCGGACGGCGAGGCCCTCGACGTGCCAGTTGCGGATCATGGATTCCCAGGGCTGCGGCTCGGCGTAGCAGCCGAACTCGCGGATGGACTCCACGGTGCGGGCGAGCTGGGTGGTGGTGG
This is a stretch of genomic DNA from Streptomyces sp. R44. It encodes these proteins:
- a CDS encoding ferredoxin, with amino-acid sequence MTVQHEAPATGAEEALEVWIDQDLCTGDGICAQYAPEVFELDIDGLAYVKSADDELLQDAGATTPVPLPLLQDVVDSAKECPGDCIHVRRVKDKVEVYGPDAE